The sequence CATCGACGATCACAGTCGGCAGGCGTGACTCCACCCGCGGCTTCCGTGCAATCCTGGAGGCGGTGTTCGTTCGAGCGTGACTGGTCGAGCGTGGTTGGCGCGGATGGGGCCTGGGACGAGTGGGAGGCAGCGACGTGACCGACGGCTGGGACTGGCGCCCGCCCGGGACGGGTGCCACAGCGGCGGGCTCGTCGTCGGCGCCTCCGCCGGGCGGCCCAGGATCACCCTGGTGGTCGGACGCGTTGGCCGACCCGTGGCGGGATCCGATGGCATCGGCGGCGGTGGTCGTGCCCGCCGCGTCGGTTCCCGGCATCGAGCCGGAGCGGGTCACCGACCCGGATTCGTCGGCCCGTCCCGCAGTGCGGCACCTGTTGATCATTTCGTTGGTCACGGCGCTGCTCGCCGGTGCGTTGGGGGGCGCGCTCGGTTACGCGTTCGCAATCCGGGGCGGTACCACCCCGGTCCTCGGCGGGGCCCCGATCCAGCCGCCGGAGCTGGCCCAGCGCAGGCCGGAGTCGCTCGCCGGCGTGGCCGAGCGGGTGCTGCCGAGTGTGGTCACGGTTCGGGTGGCGGGCCCCGACGGGACGAGTGAGGGCTCCGGCTTCATCGCCACCACCGACGGCCATGTGATTACCAACGACCACGTGGTGGCGGGCGCGACCGGGCAGGCAATGGTGATCTTCAATGACGGTAGCGTGGCTCCGGCCGCCCTCGTCGGCCAGGATCCGGAGTCGGACATCGCGGTCATCAAGGTCGCGAAGGAGGGGCTCCGCCCGGTGGCGTTCGGTGACTCGGAAGCGCTCGCGGTGGGTGATCCGGTGTTGGCCATCGGGTCGCCGCTCTCCCTGGCCAACACGGTCACCGCCGGCATCATCAGCGCCCTCGACCGGACGATGCAGGCGGGCGAGCCGGGCGGCCCCACCCGCTACTACGCGGCGATCCAGACCGACGCGGCGGTCAACCACGGCAACTCCGGCGGTCCTCTGGTGGACGGGGCCGGACGGGTGATCGGGGTCAACTCCACGATCAAGTCGCTGGTCGCCGGCGGACAGGAGGCCGGTAACATCGGGCTCGCCTTCGCGATTCCGATCAACCAGGCCAAGCGGATCACCCAGGACATCATCGGCACCGGCAAGGCCCGTCGCACGGTGATCGGCGCCCAGGTGGGCGGCGGGGGTGCGGGTGTCGGGGTGGGAGTGCGACTGGTCTCGGTCGAGTCGTCCGGTCCGGCGGCCGGCGCGGGGCTGCGGGCGGGTGACGTCGTCGTCACGCTCGACGGGAGGCCGACGAACGAGCCGACCGACCTGATCGCCCTGGTCCGCAAGTTCGCACCCGGGTCCGTGGTGGTGGTGGAGTACCGGCGTGGCACATCGCGGCGGAACGCCTCGGTAACCTTGGCAGCGGATGCGAAGTAGGCCCCTCGGCCCCCTGCCGGGCTAGCCTGTGACGTGCGTAGGCTTGCGCTGACGCCGAAGGGAGGATCGTGCGGTGTTCGACAACCTGAACTGGTGGGAGATCGGTGCGCTGCTGCTCCTGGCGCTGCTGATCTTCGGTGACCGGCTACCCGCGGTCATCAGTGACGGTCTGCGGATGGTGCGTAACCTGCGCCGGATGGCGACCAACGCCACCACTGACCTGAGCCGGGAACTGGGCACCGACATTCAGCTCCAGGACCTGCATCCGAAGGCATTCGTTCGCAAGCATCTGCTCAGCGAGGAGGATGAGGCGGCGATCCGGAAGCCGTTGCAGGGGGTCTACGACAACCTGCGGGCCGATGTCGCCAGCGTGCACGAGGAGCTGAAGGACGTCGCCACCGCCGTTGACCCGGCAAGCCGTCCGGGTAAGGCGACCGGCGGTGCATCGCCCGCGCCCGTTCCTCGGGTCAGCTACGACGACGCGACCTGACCGGCGCCGAGCCGGGGCTTGCTTGCGGGGCCGAACTATCGTGCCGGGGCATGGCAAGCATCGATTGTGGACCGATGCTGTTCGCGGGCACCGGCGGGGATCACCCGACTGCGGCCCGGGGCAGGGAGCTCTCCTGGGATGGCTGTGTCAACGCCCGTGATCTGGGTGGGCTTGGGCGGGTGCGGCCAGGTGCGGTGGTCCGGATGGAGGAGCCGAACCGCCTGAGCGCGGCGGGCTGGGCGGCGGCCTGGTCCTACGGGGTGCGCACCGTCGTCGATCTGCGCAACACCGACGAGTACGGGCAGGACAGCGCACCCAGACCAGCGGGGATCACGACGGTACGGGTGCCGCTCGAACCGGTCGGCACACCCTTCTACGAGCACTGGGAGAAGATCGACAACCTGGCCTCACCGCTGTACTACCCGGCGATGCTGGCCGAGCAGTCGGAGCGGGTGATAGCCGCCGTACGGGCGATCAGTGCCGCTGCGCCAGGCTGCGTGTTGTTTCACTGCTCCGGCGGTAAGGACCGGACCGGGCTGCTCGCGCTGGTGTTGTTGACCGTGGCCGAGGCGACGCCGGAGGAGATCGTCGCCGACTACCTGCTCTCCTACGAGCGCATGCGCCAGCGATACGCCGAACTCGGTTACCGTGATCAACGCACCGCGGTGACCGAGTTCCTGGCGACGCGGAACACCACCATCGAGGCATCGTTGAGCTCGACGATCGTTGACCTGACGATGCCCGACTTTCTCCTTGCGAACGGCCTCTCCGAGACCGAGGTCAGCGACCTGCATGCTCGCCTGACCACCTGAACGGCGGATCCAGCACGAGGTCCGGGGGAGTGTGGCCGAACGGCTCGACCGGGTTGAGTCCAGCTACCTAGTTGCCGGCCGGCTTGAGGCCCAGCGGTTTACCGAGCAGCGACTCGCGTCGTACCGCGAGCCGGTCGGCGACCTGGCCCAGCGCCGCGGCGGCGGGGGAGGCCGGCTCGGCGAGCACGACTGGGTTGCCCTCGTCGCCGGCCTCGCGGACGCGGGTGTCGAGCGGGATCTGACCAAGCAGCGGCACCTGCGCTCCGATGGCCTCCGTCAGCGAATCGGCGACCGACTGGCCACCGCCGGCCCCGAAGACCTCCATCCGGGTGCCGTCCGGCAGCTCCAGCCACGACATGTTCTCGATGACACCGACCACCCGCTGGTGGGTCTGCAACGCGATCGCGCCGGCCCGCTCTGCCACCTCGGCGGCGGCGGCCTGCGGTGTGGTGACCACAAGGATCTCGGCGTTGGGTAGCAGCTGCGCCAGGGAGATCGCCACGTCACCGGTGCCCGGGGGCAGATCGAGCAGGAGCACGTCCAGGTCGCCCCAGTACACGTCGGCGAGGAACTGCTGCAGTGCCCGGTGCAGCATCGGGCCGCGCCACACCACGGCGGCGTTGCCGGGGGTGAACATTCCGATCGAGATGACCTTCACGCCGTGCGACTCAGGCGGCATGATCATGTCTTCGACGCGGGTAGGCCGCCCCTCGGCCCCGAGCATCCGCGGCACCGAGTGGCCGTAGATGTCCGCGTCGACCACCCCGACGGAGAGCCCCCGGGCGGCCAGCGCCGCTGCCAGGTTGACCGTCACGCTGGACTTGCCGACCCCGCCCTTGCCGCTGGCCACCGCGTACACCCGGGTGCGGGAGCCGGGCTGGGCGAACGGGATCACCGGCTCCTGGTCGGTCCCGCCGCCGCGTAGCGTGGTCTGGAGTTCCTTGCGCTGCTCGGGGCTCATCACGCCGAACTCGATCTCTACCCCTGCCACCCCCGGCACCGCGCCGACGGCGGCCGTGATGTCCGAGCGCAGCTTCTCCTTCAGCGGGCAGCCGGCGACGGTGAGCAGCAGCTCAACCTGAACCACACCGTCGTCGCCGATCGTCGCGGAGCGGACCATGCCCAACTCCGTGATGGGGCGGCGGATCTCCGGGTCGTTAACAGTGGCCAGGGCGGCCTGAATCGCGTCGGAGACGGTACTGGCGGGTGCAGACATGATGGCAATGCTACGTCGGCGACAGGGGGGCACCGCCCTGGGCGGCAGTGGTGTGAGCGAATCGATCACTGACGGGTCTGCCGCCACCACCCGCTCCCGGAGGACCGCTGCCGGTGGGCACCGGCGGCGGTCACCTGTTCCCGGGGGCGGGACGCCCTTCGCCGACCGAGTCGGTCTCCATCTCGTCCTGGGGTTCGTCGAGCCCGTCCCCGCCGGCCGGCCACCCCGCGGCCCGGTGTTGCCGGCGTTGCCGGCGTTGGGCGGCGTCGTCCAGTTCCTCGGCGAGCCGGGCCAGCTCGGAGCGGAGGAAGTCGCGGGTGGCGACCTCGCCCATCGCGTTGCGTAGCGCGGCGATCTCCCGGGCCAGGTATTCGGTGTCGGCCTTTTGGGCGGTCGCCCGACGTCGGTCCTCCTCCAGCGCCAGCCGGTCCCGGTCCGCCTGGCGGTTCTGGGCGAGCAGGATCAGCGGCGCCGCGTAGCTCGCCTGCAACGACAACATCAGGGTCAGGAACGTGAAGGTGTACGGGTCGAACCGCAGATGGGCGGGGGCGAGCGTGTTCCAGACGAGCCAGGTGGCGATAACCACCGTCATGTAGACGATGAAGTGGGCCGTACCCATCCTCCGGGCGATCGCCTCCGACCACCGGCCGAAGGCCTCCGGATCGAACCGGGGCAGCTGGAGTCGCCGGACCTCGCGTGGCTGGTCCAGCCGCTCCAGCCGCTCCGGCCGCCGCCGCTCAACCATCCGCGCTGTCCGACGCTTCGGTGGTGGCCACGGGAGCGGACGGCCGGGCGTCCCGGTCCCGCCAGTCCCGAGGCAACAGATGGTCCAGTACGTCGTCCACGGTCACCGCGCCCACCAACCGGCTGCTGCGGTCGATCACCGGCATGGCGACCAGGTCGTAGGTGGCCATCCGACGGGTGATCTCAGGTAGCGGGGTGACCGGCCGCAGCGGATCGATGTCGTTGACCACCACCCCACCCAACAGGTCGGCCGGCGGCTCCCTCAGCAGCCGTTGGAAGTGCACGATTCCGAGGTAACGGCCGGTCGGTGTGGTCATCGGCGCCCGGGCGACGAAGACCTGGGCGGCCACCGCGGGGGAGAGCTGGGGCTCGCGTATTCGGGCCAGCGCCTCGGCGACCGTGGCATCTGGGGGCAGAATCACCGGCTCGGAGGTCATCACCGAGCCGGCCGTGCCCGGCGTGTACTTGAGGAGCTGGCGTACGGGATCGGCCTCGTCCGGCTCCATCAGGTCGAGCAGGACATCCTGCTCCGGTGGCGGTAGCGCGCCGAGCAGGTCGGCGGCGTCGTCCGGGTCCATCTGCTCGAGCACGTCCGCGGCCCGCTCTCGGCCCAGGGCGGCCAGAACCTCCACCTGGTCGTGCTCCGGCAACTCACTGAGTACGTTGGCCAGCCGCTCGTCGTCAAAGGCGGCAGCGATCTCGTTGCGCCGTTCGTCGGGTAGGTCCTGTAGGGCGTTCGCCAGGTCCGCGGGGCGCATCTCATCCAGGACCGCCAGCAGGTTGGCGGTACCCCGGTTGTCGGCGATCCCGCTCAGCCCGCGGACCCGATCCCACTCGATCTGGTGCAGGTTGCCGCGGCGGGTGAGTCGGCCGGTGTGTTCGCGGACGGCGACCCGGGTCAACGTCCACTCGTCGCGGGTCGCCTCCATCGCGACATCCACCACGACGCCGGCCACCCCCTCCGGGTGGATCTGCACCCGTCGGTCGAGCAGCTCCTGGAGGACGAGCAGCTCGTTCGGGCGCTTCTCGAAACGGCGCAGGTTGAGGGTGCCGGTGCCGAGGACCACAGCGCCCGAATCGATCGAGGTGATCCGGTTGATCGAGAGGAA comes from Salinispora tropica CNB-440 and encodes:
- a CDS encoding Mrp/NBP35 family ATP-binding protein, whose translation is MSAPASTVSDAIQAALATVNDPEIRRPITELGMVRSATIGDDGVVQVELLLTVAGCPLKEKLRSDITAAVGAVPGVAGVEIEFGVMSPEQRKELQTTLRGGGTDQEPVIPFAQPGSRTRVYAVASGKGGVGKSSVTVNLAAALAARGLSVGVVDADIYGHSVPRMLGAEGRPTRVEDMIMPPESHGVKVISIGMFTPGNAAVVWRGPMLHRALQQFLADVYWGDLDVLLLDLPPGTGDVAISLAQLLPNAEILVVTTPQAAAAEVAERAGAIALQTHQRVVGVIENMSWLELPDGTRMEVFGAGGGQSVADSLTEAIGAQVPLLGQIPLDTRVREAGDEGNPVVLAEPASPAAAALGQVADRLAVRRESLLGKPLGLKPAGN
- a CDS encoding S1C family serine protease, translated to MTDGWDWRPPGTGATAAGSSSAPPPGGPGSPWWSDALADPWRDPMASAAVVVPAASVPGIEPERVTDPDSSARPAVRHLLIISLVTALLAGALGGALGYAFAIRGGTTPVLGGAPIQPPELAQRRPESLAGVAERVLPSVVTVRVAGPDGTSEGSGFIATTDGHVITNDHVVAGATGQAMVIFNDGSVAPAALVGQDPESDIAVIKVAKEGLRPVAFGDSEALAVGDPVLAIGSPLSLANTVTAGIISALDRTMQAGEPGGPTRYYAAIQTDAAVNHGNSGGPLVDGAGRVIGVNSTIKSLVAGGQEAGNIGLAFAIPINQAKRITQDIIGTGKARRTVIGAQVGGGGAGVGVGVRLVSVESSGPAAGAGLRAGDVVVTLDGRPTNEPTDLIALVRKFAPGSVVVVEYRRGTSRRNASVTLAADAK
- a CDS encoding tyrosine-protein phosphatase; translation: MASIDCGPMLFAGTGGDHPTAARGRELSWDGCVNARDLGGLGRVRPGAVVRMEEPNRLSAAGWAAAWSYGVRTVVDLRNTDEYGQDSAPRPAGITTVRVPLEPVGTPFYEHWEKIDNLASPLYYPAMLAEQSERVIAAVRAISAAAPGCVLFHCSGGKDRTGLLALVLLTVAEATPEEIVADYLLSYERMRQRYAELGYRDQRTAVTEFLATRNTTIEASLSSTIVDLTMPDFLLANGLSETEVSDLHARLTT
- a CDS encoding Sec-independent protein translocase TatB, encoding MFDNLNWWEIGALLLLALLIFGDRLPAVISDGLRMVRNLRRMATNATTDLSRELGTDIQLQDLHPKAFVRKHLLSEEDEAAIRKPLQGVYDNLRADVASVHEELKDVATAVDPASRPGKATGGASPAPVPRVSYDDAT
- a CDS encoding magnesium transporter MgtE N-terminal domain-containing protein — translated: MSTPTRVYIARLAGVAVYDPNGDQVGRVRDAVARLRATKHPPEVVGLVAEMPMRRRIFLSINRITSIDSGAVVLGTGTLNLRRFEKRPNELLVLQELLDRRVQIHPEGVAGVVVDVAMEATRDEWTLTRVAVREHTGRLTRRGNLHQIEWDRVRGLSGIADNRGTANLLAVLDEMRPADLANALQDLPDERRNEIAAAFDDERLANVLSELPEHDQVEVLAALGRERAADVLEQMDPDDAADLLGALPPPEQDVLLDLMEPDEADPVRQLLKYTPGTAGSVMTSEPVILPPDATVAEALARIREPQLSPAVAAQVFVARAPMTTPTGRYLGIVHFQRLLREPPADLLGGVVVNDIDPLRPVTPLPEITRRMATYDLVAMPVIDRSSRLVGAVTVDDVLDHLLPRDWRDRDARPSAPVATTEASDSADG
- a CDS encoding DUF1003 domain-containing protein; the encoded protein is MVERRRPERLERLDQPREVRRLQLPRFDPEAFGRWSEAIARRMGTAHFIVYMTVVIATWLVWNTLAPAHLRFDPYTFTFLTLMLSLQASYAAPLILLAQNRQADRDRLALEEDRRRATAQKADTEYLAREIAALRNAMGEVATRDFLRSELARLAEELDDAAQRRQRRQHRAAGWPAGGDGLDEPQDEMETDSVGEGRPAPGNR